In Macadamia integrifolia cultivar HAES 741 chromosome 12, SCU_Mint_v3, whole genome shotgun sequence, the following are encoded in one genomic region:
- the LOC122094744 gene encoding uncharacterized protein LOC122094744 codes for MASMWKRGPIKVKGQIIRFLRWRPEFSIHEDLVQTKLVWIRYPELPIEYWHEKILLSMGKASGHPVEVDRRTPHGTMGNYARVLVEVPMSGTRVEEIQVERKQPGKNVLFWFKQRIIYEDGIGRCTFCKKLGHLVEQCRSKKNNERNPAEEDRRPGRTL; via the coding sequence atggcttctatgtgGAAAAGGGGCCCTATCAAAGTTAAGGGACAGATCATACGATTCCTACGATGGCGACCAGAGTTTAGTATTCATGAAGATCTAGTTCAGACCAAACTGGTCTGGATTCGATACCCAGAGCTACCTAtcgagtattggcatgagaaaatCCTACTTTCCATGGGCAAAGCTTCAGGGCACCCTGTAGAGGTTGATCGCAGAACGCCACATGGTACCATGGGGAATTATGCTAGGGTGCTGGTGGAAGTGCCAATGAGCGGTACCAGAGTGGAGGAAATTCAGGTTGAAAGAAAACAACCGGGCAAGAATGTTTTATTTTGGTTCAAACAAAGAATTATTTATGAAGATGGCATTGGAAGGTGCACTTTCTGTAAGAAACTGGGTCACCTTGTTGAGCAGTGTAGATCTAAGAAGAACAATGAGCGGAATCCGGCCGAGGAAGATCGGCGCCCAGGTAGAACTCTTTAg